The Streptomyces fungicidicus nucleotide sequence CGCTGCGCACCGACATCGATGTGCGGCACGAAGAGCTGGTGAGCTGGCTGAAGGCGCACGGGCTGGCGCCCGTCGCACGGAACGCCGTCATGACGTACGGGATCACGGAGCTGCCCGGCGACTGGAGCCGGAGGTTCGCCCCGGTGACGGTCGCCGCGACCTGAGACGGGGCGACCCGAGGCATGACCGCCTGGTGCGGGCGACACGGCGACGCCGGTCCCGGGCTTCGGGGCCGGCGTCGCCGCTTCCGTCGCGTCGTGTCGTCAGACGAGGGCCTTAACGGCTGCCGTGGCGAAGTCGTGGTCCTGCTCGGGTGCGCCCCCGCCGACGCCGATCGCACCGATCAGCCGGCCGTCGCGCCGGACCGGCACGCCCCCGGCGATGAACAGCAGCGGCCGGTCCAGTGCGGTGGGCAGGGTGTGGAACGGCGCCCCGGGCTGCACGGCGTCCACCAGATCGGCGGTGGGCGCGTTCAGCTGCAGAGCGGTGTACGCCTTGCGGGTGCTGGTCTCGCCGGAGATCAGCACGGCCCGGTCGTCCCTGCGGAAGGTGAGCGGATGCCCGCCGGCGTCGAGGACGGTGACGCTGACCGTGACACCGGCCGCTTCGGCGGCCCGGCCTGCCGCGGCGACGAGGGCCTCGGCGTCCGCGGTGGTCAGCGGGGCTGTGGCGCTGGTGGTGGTGCTCATGAGGGTGTTCTCCTTGCGGTACTGGTGACATCGGTGGTGCGGGGAGACGGTCGCGGGAACGGCCCTGGTCCCGCGACTCCGGGCGCGGTGGGTCAGGGGGTGACGGCGGTGCGCCGCTCGGCGGTCGCCGGAGCGGTGACCGGGGTGGCGGGCGCGGCGGCGGAGGTGCCGCGGCGCTCGAGCGCGGCCGAGACGAAGGCCAGCACCAGGGCGCTCGCGGCGAGGACGGCGCCGACCCAGTTGGGCGCGGTGTAGCCGAGACCGGCCGCGATCACGAGGCCGCCCAGCCAGGCGGCCAGCGCGTTGCCGAGGTTGAAGGCGCCGATGTTCAGGGCCGAGGCCAGGGTGGGGGCGCCGTGCGCCTGGTCGAGCACCCGCTTCTGCAACGGCGGCACCGTGGCGAATCCGAGGCCGCCGATGAGCACGATGGTGACGGCCGCCGCGGCCTTGTTGTGGGCGGTCAGCGTGAAGAGCGCGAGGACGACGGACAGGGCGCCCAGGGACAGGTACAGCATGGGCATCAGGGCGCGGTCGGCGTACCTGCCGCCGACGAGGTTGCCGCCGACCATGCCGAGCCCGAAGAGGACCAGCAGCCAGGTGACGGAACCGTCCGCGAAACCGGCGGCGTGCGTCATCATCGGCGCGATGTAGGTGATGGCCGCGAAGACCCCGCCGAAACCGAGGACGGTCATCGCCATCGCGAGCAGGACCTGGATGTTCTTCAGTGCCGCCAGCTCATGACGCAGCCGTACGCCCTCGGGCCTTGGCATGTCGGGGACGAGCTTCGCGATGCCGGCCAGGCCGACGACGCCGAGGACGGCGACGATGCCGAAGGTGACGCGCCAGCCGAGGGACTGGCCGACGAGGGTGCCCAGCGGCACGCCGACGACGTTGGCGACGGTCAGGCCGGTGAACATCAGGGCGATGGCCCCGGCCTTCTTGTCCGGCGCGACCAGCTCGGCCGCCACCACCGCACCGATGCCGAAGAAGGCGCCGTGGGCCAGTGAGGCCACCACCCGGCCGGTCAGCATGACGCCGAAGGACGGTGCCAGGGCCGAGAGCAGGTTCCCGGCGATGAACAGTCCCATCAGCAGCATCAGCATCCGCTTGCGGGAGATCCTGGTGCCGAGCACGGTCATCAGCGGGGCGCCGAACATGACGCCCAGCGCGTAGCCGGTCACCAGATAGCCGGCGGTGGGAATGGAGACCCCGAAGTCACCGGCGACCTCGGGCAGCAAGCCCATGATCACGAACTCCGTGGTTCCGATCCCGAAGGCCCCGATCGCGAGGGCCAGTAGCGCGAGAGGCATGGGGGACAGACCTTCCCAGACGATTGCAGGAGCGCTTTACAAGCTCAGACAATAATTGCAGATGCCGATTAATTGCAAGCGCGGGCTATTGCGGACTTGCTCTACCCTGGTGCCAGTAGCTCCTTGGACGGAGGAAACGCCCATGACGGCCACGGATCCCGCGCTCACCGCCCTCTCCCAGGGCTGGTGCGCACTCTCCCTGCTGCACGGGAGGATCGAGGCCCACATCGAACGCGCCCTGCAGGCCCGGCACGACCTGAGCGTGCGCGAGTACTCCCTGCTCGACGTGCTCAGCCGGCAGCACGACGGCGACGGGGGCCATCTGCAGATGAAGCAGGTCGCCGACGCGGTCGTGCTCAGCCAGAGCGCCACCACGCGCCTGGTCACCCGCCTGGAGGACCGTGGACTGCTGGAGCGCTATCTGTGCCCCACCGACCGCCGCGGCATCTACACCAACGTCACCCCGGCCGGCCTCGAGCTTCTGACCCGGGCGCGACCCACCAATGACACGGCCTTGCGTGAGGCCCTGGACGAGGCAGCGGCCAATCCCGAACTGGCCCCACTGGTCCGGGCCGTGGAAACGCTCAAGACGTCGGTGCCCGCATAGGCTGCGGCCATGGACGATCTCGAGATACGTGCCGCGGCCGCCGACGACCTCCCCGCGATCGTCGGCATGCTCGCGGACGACCCCCTGGGCGCGCAACGAGAGTCGCCGGAGGACCTCGCCCCCTATCTCACCGCTCTGGAGCGGCTCGGCGCCGACCCGAACCAGCACCTGGTCGTGGCGGTCCGTGAGGGCCGCGTCGTCGGCACCCTCCAGCTCACGATCGTTCCCGGCCTCTCCCGCCGCGGCGCCACCCGGTCGATCATCGAAGCGGTCCGGATCCACGGCGACGAGCGCGGCAGCGGTCTGGGGAGCCGGCTCATCGAGTGGGCGATCGACACGTCCCGCCGTGAGGGGTGCCAACTGGTCCAGCTGACCTCGGACAACACCCGCACCGATGCCCACCGCTTCTACGAGCGCCTCGGCTTCACGGCCTCCCATGTGGGCTTCAAGCTGCCGCTGTGACGCAACGGGCCGGATCCTGTTTCACGTGAAACAGGACCCGCCGCCGCCGGACCGGCCGGAGGCTAGCCGATGCCCCTCCACCCCTCGGGGTCCACTCCGCCCGGCACGGGAGCCCCCTCGTCATACGGCTGCCGCGTGAACACGAACGAGCCCAGGTCGAGATGGCTCACCGCCCCGTCCGGCCGCCGTACCGGCCTCAGGACCTCTCCGGCGTAGTAGCCCTCCAGCCCCACCCAGGTGCCGTCCCCCTGCGGACGGAAACGTGAGCGCCTGCCGTTGCCGGACAGCGGCCCGAGCGAGACGAGACCGTCCGCCCGGAGCCGCAGGGCGAACGCGGCCGTCCCCCAATACCACTGCCCCACCAGCTCCAGCACCGCGGGATCGGGGGTCTCCCGCAGCGGCTGCCAGGGAGCCGGGATACGCGGTTCCGCCTCGGCGACGATCCGTACGAGGTCCGCGGCGACCGTGAACGGCGCCGGCCCCGAGGTGCAGTTGGCCAGGACCACCGCGCTCACGTCGTCCGCCACACCGGCGGTGAGGCAGGCGAGGAACCCCGGCAGTGATCCGGTGTGCCCGACGAGGGACCGGCCGTGCTGGTGCCGGACCTCCAGGCCCAGGCAGTACGCGTAGCCGCTCGTCACGTCCGCCGCCTCGGCCGGTGCCGCAGGCGTCCTCATCTCCCGCAGCGACTCGTCACTCAGCACCCGCTCGTCGCCCCCGGACAGGAAGGCCGCGAAGCGCGCCAAGTCCCCTGCGGTCGACCAGAGTTGCCCGGCGGGCGCCATCAGCCCGAGGTCCTCCAGCGGCTCGGGCAGCATCACATCCGCCCATGGGTGCACCGCCCAGCCGCCCGCGTGCGGCGCCTCCGCGTGCACGGTCGTGCGACGCAGGCCCAGGGGTTCGAGCACCTCCCGCCGGAGCACCTCCTCCCACGGCGCACCGCGCAGCTTCTCGACCAGCGCGCC carries:
- a CDS encoding GlcG/HbpS family heme-binding protein yields the protein MSTTTSATAPLTTADAEALVAAAGRAAEAAGVTVSVTVLDAGGHPLTFRRDDRAVLISGETSTRKAYTALQLNAPTADLVDAVQPGAPFHTLPTALDRPLLFIAGGVPVRRDGRLIGAIGVGGGAPEQDHDFATAAVKALV
- a CDS encoding MFS transporter, producing the protein MPLALLALAIGAFGIGTTEFVIMGLLPEVAGDFGVSIPTAGYLVTGYALGVMFGAPLMTVLGTRISRKRMLMLLMGLFIAGNLLSALAPSFGVMLTGRVVASLAHGAFFGIGAVVAAELVAPDKKAGAIALMFTGLTVANVVGVPLGTLVGQSLGWRVTFGIVAVLGVVGLAGIAKLVPDMPRPEGVRLRHELAALKNIQVLLAMAMTVLGFGGVFAAITYIAPMMTHAAGFADGSVTWLLVLFGLGMVGGNLVGGRYADRALMPMLYLSLGALSVVLALFTLTAHNKAAAAVTIVLIGGLGFATVPPLQKRVLDQAHGAPTLASALNIGAFNLGNALAAWLGGLVIAAGLGYTAPNWVGAVLAASALVLAFVSAALERRGTSAAAPATPVTAPATAERRTAVTP
- a CDS encoding MarR family winged helix-turn-helix transcriptional regulator; this translates as MTATDPALTALSQGWCALSLLHGRIEAHIERALQARHDLSVREYSLLDVLSRQHDGDGGHLQMKQVADAVVLSQSATTRLVTRLEDRGLLERYLCPTDRRGIYTNVTPAGLELLTRARPTNDTALREALDEAAANPELAPLVRAVETLKTSVPA
- a CDS encoding GNAT family N-acetyltransferase, which produces MDDLEIRAAAADDLPAIVGMLADDPLGAQRESPEDLAPYLTALERLGADPNQHLVVAVREGRVVGTLQLTIVPGLSRRGATRSIIEAVRIHGDERGSGLGSRLIEWAIDTSRREGCQLVQLTSDNTRTDAHRFYERLGFTASHVGFKLPL
- a CDS encoding serine hydrolase domain-containing protein, whose translation is MTTAQEELLPGTRRALLHRIAVAQAEGRAPSLVAAVVRGGRTVWTGARTSVEGQAPDENVQYRIGSITKTFTAVLVLRLRDEGALALSDPLERHLPGTGAGGATVAQLLSHSAGLAAETPGPWWERTPGSLRPDLADVLGERPLVHPAGRRFHYSNTGYALLGALVEKLRGAPWEEVLRREVLEPLGLRRTTVHAEAPHAGGWAVHPWADVMLPEPLEDLGLMAPAGQLWSTAGDLARFAAFLSGGDERVLSDESLREMRTPAAPAEAADVTSGYAYCLGLEVRHQHGRSLVGHTGSLPGFLACLTAGVADDVSAVVLANCTSGPAPFTVAADLVRIVAEAEPRIPAPWQPLRETPDPAVLELVGQWYWGTAAFALRLRADGLVSLGPLSGNGRRSRFRPQGDGTWVGLEGYYAGEVLRPVRRPDGAVSHLDLGSFVFTRQPYDEGAPVPGGVDPEGWRGIG